In one Lolium rigidum isolate FL_2022 chromosome 3, APGP_CSIRO_Lrig_0.1, whole genome shotgun sequence genomic region, the following are encoded:
- the LOC124701457 gene encoding protein GDAP2 homolog, whose amino-acid sequence MQHRSPAAASASASPSPGAVAAAAAAMAPGVGGVEPAVTLDQVPRWSDPDQRLPSSPTAAGSEAPASSFLSFADPLDAAAGAGGRGASRFPVDDHVNSKIYLWRGQPWSLEVDAVVNSTNESLDEAHSSPGLHAAAGPELAEECATLGGCRTGMAKMTNAYDLPARKVIHTVGPKYAVKYHTAAESALSHCYRSCMELLVENGLESIAMGCIYTEAKNYPREPAAHVAIRTVRRFLEKQKDNITAVVFCTISSSDTEIYKRLLPLYFPRDKQEEEIASLKLPADVGDENGEPIIDERKIRIKTLPAEAGNSKYPAPVPADNPLSGSGLTRRRNSKMDSYLDPTFMSIIKDPDLRRKEQWEKSAQAKKGFNCAKLLGLGDLGGPALSAAEEYSLHSRYLAKANSLNLSEIAEMKIIYRGGVDSEGRPVMVVVGAHFLLRCLDLERFVLYVVKEFEPLIQKPYSIVYFHSAASLQVQPDLGFMKRLQQMLGRKHQRNLQAIYVLHPTLGLRTAILALQLLVDGDVWKKVVYVDRLMHLFRYVPREQLTIPDFVFQHDLEVNGGKGIIVDPRTKHVYQRPSG is encoded by the exons ATGCAGCACCgctcgccggcggccgcctccgcctccgcctccccctcCCCCGGGGCGGTggctgccgcggcggcggccatggcgcccGGCGTAGGCGGGGTGGAGCCGGCCGTGACGCTCGACCAGGTCCCGCGCTGGAGCGACCCCGACCAgcgcctcccctcctcccccaccgccgccggatCCGAGGCCCCcgcctcctccttcctctccTTCGCCGACCCCCTCGACGCGGCCGCCGGGGCGGGGGGCCGCGGCGCGTCCCGCTTCCCCGTCGACGACCACGTCAACTCCAAGATCTACCTCTGGCGGGGCCAGCCCTGGAGCCTCGAGGTCGACGCCGTCGTCAACTCCACCAACGAG AGCTTGGACGAGGCGCACAGCAGCCCGGGCTTGCACGCGGCGGCGGGGCCAGAGCTCGCCGAGGAGTGCGCCACCTTG GGTGGGTGCCGGACTGGGATGGCCAAGATGACCAATGCCTACGATCTCCCTGCTAG GAAGGTCATCCATACGGTGGGCCCTAAATATGCTGTCAAGTATCACACAGCTGCAGAGAGCGCACTTAGCCACTGCTACAGGTCTTGTATGGAACTACTTGTTGAGAATGGTCTTGAAAG CATCGCAATGGGTTGCATATACACAGAGGCCAAGAATTACCCTCGCGAACCAGCAGCTCATGTGGCAATAA GAACTGTTAGACGTTTTCTGGAGAAGCAAAAGGACAATATAACTGCTGTTGTCTTTTGTACTATATCATCATCTGATACAGAGATATATAAGCG ATTGCTTCCTCTGTATTTCCCACGGGACAAACAGGAGGAAGAGATAGCTTCGTTAAAACTTCCAGCTGATGTTGGGGATGAGAATGGCGAGCCAATAATAGATGAAAGGAAAATAAGAATAAAAACATTGCCTGCGGAGGCAGGAAATAGCAAATATCCAGCTCCCGTGCCCGCAGATAATCCCCTTTCTGGTTCTGGATTGACACGCAGAAG AAATTCGAAGATGGATTCATATTTGGATCCTACCTTTATGTCCATAATTAAAGATCCAGATCTCCGACGCAAGGAGCAATGGGAAAAGTCTGCCCAGGCAAAGAAAGGATTTAATTGTGCCAAGTTGCTCGGTTTAGGCGATCTTGGTGGTCCTGCCTTATCGGCTGCCGAAGAATATTCACTTCATTCAAGATACCTTGCTAAAGCAAATTCCCTCAATCTTTCAGAAATCGCTGAAATGAAAATAAT TTACCGTGGTGGTGTCGATAGTGAAGGGCGTCCAGTTATGGTGGTTGTTGGCGCTCACTTTCTTCTTCGCTGTTTAGATCTTGAACGATTTGTTCTATATGTAGTAAAG GAGTTTGAGCCTTTGATTCAAAAGCCCTACTCTATTGTCTATTTCCACTCGGCAGCATCCTTACAAGT ACAACCAGACTTAGGATTCATGAAGCGGTTACAACAAATGCTAGGGCGGAAGCATCAGCGAAATCTTCAG GCTATATATGTACTCCACCCAACACTGGGATTGAGAACAGCTATTTTGGCGTTGCAGCTTCTTGTTGATGGAGAT GTCTGGAAGAAAGTTGTCTATGTTGACAGATTGATGCATTTGTTCAGATATGTACCACGAGAACAGCTAACCATTCCAGATTTTGTCTTTCA GCATGATCTCGAAGTGAATGGTGGAAAGGGCATAATCGTTGATCCTAGAACAAAGCATGTCTACCAAAGACCGTCAGGTTGA